The following nucleotide sequence is from Hylaeus volcanicus isolate JK05 chromosome 3, UHH_iyHylVolc1.0_haploid, whole genome shotgun sequence.
ACTGATATCTCTGACGTTTAACGTATTTATACTTTGTTACATTGGTGACCTCCTCATTGAGAAGGTAGATATACTTCGgtgcataattatttttcaattaatttcatttcattatgCGATATAGCGATcgtttttatatactttagaGTAGTAGCGTCGGAATATCGTGTTTTACGATGGATTGGTACAACTTGCCTACTAAAACGGTGCGTGGCCTCGTCTTAATCATCGCTATATCGAATTATCCTGCAAAAATTACTGCCGGAGGGATagttgatttaaatttatctaCCTTTGGAAGTGTGAGTTGTTACAACAATTACtatgtaataatatcaattaaaacagATAATAAAAGTATCGCGTCTTTGCAGATTCTTAAAACATCATTGGCGTACTTGAGTATCCTCCGAACAGCCGTTGTTtgataattcattaatttttccacTATTTTAATACTAACttgtagaataaaaagtaaaagaatttacACAATTCACTCTCTTGTTCGTGTCACATTCTGGAGatgtgtatttataaaaaatttcattattttacaaatatagcAAAATAATTACTGTTTACGGAGTTAATTGTACGTTGTACGTTCTAAATTTAAACTTATGTACAACGTACAACTAGCTCCGCCATCCGTTAAGAATAGCAACTATCTTACTATACtcgtaaaataatgaaactccctataaataaatatctccaGAATGTGATGCGCAATCTGGATTCCAGATCTTACAACTGAGTCATCAATGACTAATTGAAACGTCAAAATGTATGTAATGTAACGTTTATATGCGTTGTATACGATCTTTAAATGATGCACTCTCATGTGTCGTACATGTTTATGTATGCGGTATCAGATATGAGATCTTTCTTCGTCAATAtcgtatattatttgtttctgctttcttattaattaagaCTATACTAAAATACAATCAACTATGTAATAAAgcaaagattatttttatgtgaattgaaaagtataaaattggaaatacTTGTGACAATAggtatatcaatattttttaaacgttttgtctatgaaaaatgtgaattcagtgttaatatttatagtgTTTCAGTAGAGCATTAGAACATGTAAAGAACTACCAATAAAATGACAGAAAGAACAACAATTGGAGGCATTCCGATAGAATGTTTAACTGGAGAACCTGCAGCAATTTGGTCTGGCTGGCGTTTATTAGGAAACAGAGAAGTTATTAGGGAAGCCTCTGCAAAAGGAACGCATATTAAGCTTGCACATAAATGTTTAGCTTACAGACAAAATTGCTCCATGGAAGATGCTAGGGACTACTTCAACAAGGAAGTGGAAATCTGGATCACAGAACTTCTGATGAAACACCAAATTTTTAGAGCTtctcatattttaaaaaatatggtatattaaattaacattatatTACTTTGTAACATCTACTATTACTATTAGTAGTTACTTTATAGGGAAAGGATCCAGTGGAATACATATTTGAAGTTTGTATGAATTGCAAGGATTCCATACtaaggaattatttatctgAATATCTGATAAGCATTGCACGTTTTGAAAATGAGCACATAAATTCATGGAACATACTAAAGAGTATTATACaatatgaacaaaaaaatatgtaagtttttttatttgtgatgatttttgtaaaatgaaagattagtaagcattatttttttaggatACAGAATGGTTTAAGTTCTTCACTCTGTATAGAAGATATTATAACCTTGccagaaaatgtaaaacaagCAGTATGcacagaattatatttttctataactGAACAGGATCTTTCAATGAATATAACTAATACTGTGTTATGGGATTACTTGTTGTCTAACAATAAGATTGAAACGATAAAGTTTTGGATTGATACTTAtcataatagtaataaaattagagAACCAAATgatatcaatgaaaaatataaatcattaatTACTACCATGGATATTCTACCAAATATGATTGATACAATTGATTCTTCAAATGCAAGCAATCTAGTgaaagatttaataaaaaatcatcTATGCAGGTATggaatatttgtacaaaaagaaaaacaagataTAAAATTACTGTTAGCACGCATCTATGGCAGTGCCATGACCCTATCAGAAAtcaatacaatatttttacataaaacatGCAATATTAATAACACTGAATTTTTCCAAACTATTGATAAGGAACTGTGCCTTGTGCACTGCTTAACTGAAAAACACACACGAGAAGATAAACTTAAAGTTTTGGACTTATTTAATATACTAACACAAATGTGTGAAAATCAAGAACAATTTGAAGATATATTAATAGAAGGAATCTTTAAAACAATTCATTACCTTTCCGACgacataaatgaatttttaaagcaaaattatttgatagttttagtattaatattttcatatttatctaaagaaaatatagcAATTAGTCAAAACAAAGATATTGCTCCAAAaggtaatatattaaaaagaatattcacgAGTGAAACTGATCTACAACTGAACAattatagtatttcaaatcaaattattcaaagtataTTACAACATGTGCCAATTCTTCAACatattgtagaaaataaaCCAAAGAAAGAGGTAACAATGTATGAATTATTAGAtggttataaaaatttaattgtaaagcaattatttaaatggcGATTCAATGATGAACAAATGCCAAACTTCTCTAGTACAGTTCTTGTTAAAAAGTATGGTCATACAGAGTCACTAACGTATGAATATTACTTGAAAGAAGCTCGTCCAAATATGGCTATACTTAGCTTAAAGCATTCTCAAGGAAAATTAGTTAAAACTGTATCTTCCAGAAGGTAAAAAGAACTATGTTACAATGTGTTTTATTGATgcttaaaaatgattaatgtatacatataacataTGGATTTCAGAAAATGTAAAGCAGGTCTTTATGCGCATATTCTTGCCCTGCGAAATTTAGATAAACCAGAAATACTTTGTACCTGTGTTTCTTTCATTGAAATGTTAGGTAttaattcagaaattttaAGACTCCATGTGACGACGGCAAATTATGTGCAAAAAGAGATCAATGTGCTAattggtaatttttttcgttttctcaaCAAATACGAAactccaaattttttttccgtaTATCTAAACTCATATTTTAACTTACaggaaatttattagaaaacgTAATATACAAAGACGAAACTGCCATAAAAACTATAATGTCTTATCTggaaaatagttttcaaaaaaattttaatgaatatttagttGATGACAGTCAGCAATTTGTATCCATATTGAAAATATGGGATTTTATTGTACGATTTGCAAAGGCACACAATTATTCTTTACCAACCAGCTTATTAAAGTTTTTAGCAAATCAAAATCATTGGTTTCAATTTGTTACAGTTTGCCAAATTTTTGCTTATCCTTTAAATcaggtaatttaatttttgagtaACACATTGAGAttggaaaattcgaaatagaaattgtacaTTACTATCATTACATTAGGTATTAGAAAATACTAAACATTTTGGAGATGAAATTATCAAAGAGCACTTGCTAACTTTGTTAAGTAATACACAACTTACAAAGTCACAATCAACTATTCATGGtgatcaaaaaataaaatcacgagATACTAGGCAGTCCCTGTATTACAAGATCGGAGTTAAACAAAGTGTAAGTTATGAAAATTACATATGCACAATgaacacaataaaatattgcaatgCATTATTATGAAACAGGGGTCTCCTATTTCTGGTTCTCCAGTATCTGCAGATTCAGGAAGCACGTCTGATTCTTGTAGTATATACGAATATCACATAAATGACACTACTTGTTCCTCAAACGATGATTTATGgctaattattttaaaatgtcatCAAAGTCCAGATCCACCTGGTGCACTAATAAATGCATCCCGGTTAACATCAAGACCTTTTCTCACAGTTTTAGCAACTTGTTATGAGGTATTTtgcaatgattttttttctatttatataaaatatagtgtTCCCCTTAATGTTAATGACACAAATCTATCTTAGCCATCTGCAATAGCAGCATATTCTTATTCATGGATGGTAATATCTGCTGCAAATGAAAGTATTACTTCTGATTATAAAGAATGCCTGGAACAACAAGTATGGACAGCCAATCAAGTTCTAAATTTATTAGGCACAATGGTGACATGTGGATATATTAGTACTCTTAATAAAGCTTACAAAATCTTTATGCCTGTAAGTATATGTtatgcatatttataatacaagaaatttcattgacattattatattgtagGAAAGTCCCTTCAATTCCTTTTTTGAATTCCTCACACAATGTACAAATTATGGAAACTTCAAAACTTGTCAGCAAAAATTGTTGGAATTCAAAACCCAATGTTTAAACCTCAAACGGAATGTACGTTTCAAATGATGCTATAATACTTAATACTacgatgtttaaaataaataaaacaacagACTAGTATTGCGTTTTTCAGAAAGTTATGGATTGGGATTGTTCAGATAACACATACTTGGAAAACTTGTATTGGGTTGCAATTGTTGctgttaaatgtattattgCAACACTTGCTTATTGTCTTAACAGTACACATTTGCaaatcaaatttcttgaaattttaatgaaatgcaatttttacgCAGATTTGCCAGGTATAACGAGCAGTCATATGTCAATGCTTTACTAACACAAATTCGTTGTaatagaaaacattaattttttcgtacATTTCAGTTTATGTCCCAAATTTTCAACATCTTTTACAAATTGCAAAGATACTTCAGAAAACTAGTGTTACATTAAACTTTGCAGCTGTTACAATGTCagataatctatataattttgatcCTGAAATTCAGAGATGTgttaatgatttattaaaaactaaaaattataacAGTGCATTAGAATTGTCAAATGTAGCAGGATTAAATTCATCTGACATTATCTTGGCACAGGTATCATcttgatataatttaattgttctccatttttatttttactcaacactaatacattgaaaatatttctagtaTCGGCATCAATTTAAATGTTGTATGCaacaaaatgataaaattagaaatgaattctggaATGAATGTGccatgaattttgaaaaatacaatgttCCATCTGAAAAGTCTGcagaattttttgttgaacatgctgaaaaagttgtttctcACAAAGAAAGGTAtgcattcttttaaataaagtcTCTAAATTTAAGCAGATAACAAACAACAAATACATATTGTTACAgatatgaaatattgttcCTGGCTtttgaaaaactaaaaaatatcgaaacagaGCAAGAGACTATTGATACATTAGAAGTAGCAATGTGGAAATCTTGTATATTAGCTGGTCCCGAAAATATACACTTAAATGGTGGAccttacatttttaataaactaaaaacagaattattatCAGGATTGAACAGAGTGAAATTTAGCTATACATTGAATTACCCATATGAAAAGAATGCagctgaaaatttgattaataagtTAATTGATTTAGGTAAATTGGACATTGCATTAAGAATtagtactatttttaattacaaacataAGGTGAGTTTGGCTATTTCGACAAATAACTGATACTGGAGTAAACAGTTTTTTCTGaagtattttcttgtatataggatttacaaattttaatgttgtGTTTGAGCTTGGCTGAAGGTGAAATTACACCAAATAAGTTaacttttgaacaaaaaaattttttaaaggaaataaatgaaaataaacaacaaatgtACGGTGCCTTCAAGAATCGCAGTTTACGAAGATTATCCTCGTCATCTTCgtgtaattatttgttttacgtTTATATTGTACTAAACTATTTCATGCAGTTTATTTATTGTGAATCTTGTACTTTAGTAATCACTCTAACCAACATGCATGAAATAACCAAAGCGAAAGACGAAAATAtgcacaaaatgaaaatagaatgcttatcaattttacaaaCATTACTCAAGAACTTAAAACATGGAACAGAGACATGTTTGAGAATTGTATTATGTTATAAATTGGCAGTGCACTTAGGAAAGAGTTATCATTTCTTGTTACTGTTGAGCAATCCTTTTCAATTCTTACAAGAAATTGCAGAAAgtaatatcgataataaatctgaagtttttACTGATATAATTGTTGCATACAAAATAAGCAACGATACTATTGCTACATTTTTGGctgaaaatattatgacaAACATCACACGTGCCATTGaaggtaaataataatatagtcATAGAGACATTATAAGATCAttctaaatttttgtattttacagGTGGATATGAggataatatttctttgtggGGATATtctttgaatacaaattttcgtgTAATTATGGAATTATGCGATGATATATCACTTCTCGGTTGGCAACTTTTAAAAACAGCAAATAAATTACTTGGACATTCCCATggtgaaaacaaaaatggtatttcataaaataaaatttttttcgcATTCtcaatatatttgaatttcttgcataatttttttttctctacttAGTGTCAACTTTAAAGACAATTGtagaattattaatacgaTCTCACGATTGTTTTACGACTTCTTGTAATATGGAAGGTATAGCGGCAATATTGCGTAAATGTCAAAATCTCGCAAATGTGTTGCAAAATCTCAAGTTATGGGCATTATTGGTATGTCATATATTTCAACGGTAAGTGGAGTCACTTTAATTAACATATTAATgcattgtattattttaggtTCGACTTGTAACAGGTGTTGGTCGATttatagaaatgaattatatatttgaaatattaaaaactaatgACCAATTTGAATTCTTACTTGGAAAAGGATTAGATAAGGTTTCTTTTGACACATATTAGTTTTAAagaagtatatacatattgtaaAGTATAATATGAAACATATTACAGGTGACTGGTCTCAAAATGGCACtattagaatttctaaaaCGACATTGTCCCGAGAATAAGGATCTTTTTACGTTAGTGGCATTACATTTCCAATTGTATCATGAACTTGCACTTATGTGGGAAAATGAAGCAAAGGATGAAATCAAAACATTAATATCTGATGTGATGAAAGATCAAGGAAAATTGCAATACAATATTCcacatgaaatgaaattatttaagactgaaaatgttcaaaaacagTTACAAACAGCTGTAGTCAATTTTACTCATGCAAGCCAATACTATTTGAAGGTAAGGTGCAATTTATATATGTTATCTAGGAACAAATAGTTCCTCCTATCAACTAATAGAACATATTTACACAGGCTAATGAATTGAATCTTGCTGGTCAATGTTCAGATCAAACACAATTAGTTGCTCTTCAACTTTCACTACTTAACACGGTGTCTACTAATCAACAAGTAATCTGCATACTTAATATAAAGTCTGAAGACATTGACAGAATATTATgccaaattttaaatttctctcaAGCTCTTATTGTTATACATGCCTACAATCATCATGTAGATTGGGCTAATTTGATATATAATCATTGTATATtgaatggaaaaaagaaatatttaaaagattttatgGCTATGAAACGATTAACTCCCAGCTTGGTACAAGATTGTGCACGCAGGCAAgttacttaaataaattattctaaaggtcatttttatatataagtaCTTGTACTCTTATAGGTATAGATTAGAAAAGAGTATTACTTATACAATGACAGAGAATATGAAAATGTTAGTGTCTGAATTATCAGATGTGGAATGTAAATACATGCTAGCAAGTCAATTAGGATATAAGGATATCGTAGAAACAATGCTCAGTAATCCTATGATAGGTGCATATCTCAAAGATACTGTATGGAAAAAGGGTTATAATACTAACTAAATGTTTCGCATTCCTAACACCATGTACTTCTGATAAACTGTAAGTGAAAAATAACTGTCACAAATatacgtttttattattatttttatatactaaataaatattctctaTTAAGATTGTTTCCactcgttaatttatttacagtcaaattttaaatcgtgacgaaaatgtattacttccatgtaaatataaattttcatttatttaaaaaaaaaaaaaatgtcgagctTCAAACTCTGTATAACTCATAACTTCAAACGGTAATCATGGCGTCCGAAAGTATGTCTAATAAAAAAACCGTTGGACGCAATCAACGTGAAAAAACGGCAATTTCAAAACTAGACGCGTATATAACGAAATATGAAAGgaaatttggtaaaatatcAGCATTAAATGTCTTATCAAAGAAGCAAACAAAGTTAATAAAACTCGTTCGCAAGTTAACGGACGCTATCGAGAAAGAAGAGATTAACAAACAACAGGGTAcgaattatttcagaattatttcagaattcgataacttttttctatattatagCATTTCAAATACTCAAAGTATCCAACGATGCAATAAAAGAGACAATATCCAAATTGCAAGATTCgatgaaaatgtacaaagaaaGCGTGAGATCCGAAATTGCAAAGCTCGATTATTTGAGCACAGATcgacttttaaatattaattacgcaTGCACAAACACTATCAGGGGATCTACCCTAATATTGTAACACACGCGATAATTAGTATTACGTTTTGGCACCGAGGGTGCCgacaatactttttaaatttagttcCACTAGTTTTCAGTCAGGTGGTAGCACTATCCACTTTTCTTGACTTTTCCCGTAATTTCAATCAAATAGCAACTAATGCGAAATAAGTACCTAATTAGTCGcgaaataaatacaacttCAAAATAAGTGATAAATTGAACTCGACAAAGTATTGTCATCTTTTATAATGAACCTGCAAGATTTCTGCCAATCTCTGCCAAAACTGGTACGTgtgtttacaaataattatatggaATACTTCATAGCTACAATTAGaacgaatatttgtttatatgtttAGGAGCTTCATGCCCACTTGAACGGCTCTCTCGGTACAGATActttaaagaaattgtataaaatgcaaaatccAAATTCAGAGGACTGTGAGAATATAATTACGAACGTCGAAAAGTTTTCATCGTTAAGCGAGTACGAACAATAATCTttttgatttgatttgatttattCACGGTCACATAGcaaacatattattatattttattaaaacatacaattatttttaaagatgttTCAAAGTATTCGATGTAGCACATTCCTTAACAGTAACACCAGAAGCAGTTTTCCATTCAGCATATGATGTAATTGAGGAATTCAATGCagataatgtaatatatttagaaCTTAGGAGCACACCTCGTGCTATCGATGGGCAAATGTCGAAACAAGAATACATAGAAGCAATTATAAAAGCATTTCGGTAATCAtagttaaaagaaatatttctgtttagaTAGTTAGGAAATtaggtaattttttatttgaagtatCGTACAATTGTAGGCTCTGCAAAACTGATTTTCCAGACATACTTGTAAAGCTTTTGATATCTATTAATCGTAAGCAAGGGTACAAGTCAGCAGAGGAGAACATAGATTTagcaataaatttctttaaaaaatatccacAGTACATTGTTGGTCTTGATCTCAGTGGAGATCCAATGACTGGAGATgcatttttagaattattgaaaaaagcAAGAATAGCTGGCTTGAAAATAGCTGCCCATTGCGCAGAGGTAATCTTGATACATTTGGATCGATGTTACTTAGTTTCTTGAAACCTCAAAAATATCTTCCCTTCGTTTTCATACagatttcaaatgaaatagaGACAAAAGACATCCTTGAATTTAAACCCGATCGATTAGGTCATTGTACTTGTGTTCATCCAAATTTACAGGGGTCAAATAAACTGTTGGATATGTTGTTTACTTCAAAAATTCCTGTAGGTAAGGACGAGAGTGTTCTGTAAGTTTAGTAGTCAAGGTATTTGTAGTCATATAGAATAtctactttttacattttgtctAGAATTGTGCCTAACATCAAATGTTCGGTGCAAGACAGTACCTTCTTACGAGTCCCATcagttcaaatatttttatgaagcTAAACATCCTATTTGCCTTTGTGTGAgtaatattatcaattttcgtttaagaaattctttaacatataaaaaaaattgcatggGATGTATTTAAAGGTATCGTTCGTATTTTAGACCGACGATAAAGGCATTTTTCATACATCCTTGTCTAAAGAATACGCCATAGCTAGTTCAACGTTTGGTCTAGGACGAGAAGAACTCGTAACATTGTCTATGTTAGCCGTGCAATATGCTTTTGCAACAGCAGAAGAGAAGAGTCTGCTGTTGTCTAGGATCGAAGGATTTAGTtgtgaaacgaataaatgagTTAGCGATATAAAAGTAATGtcgattttattcgttatgaTATTCGTGGGCTCGTTTACATAGATTTACAGATAACTAAGTAAGATACTTATGAAGAACTATAATAGTTAAATGTCATCAGTGTTCTGTTTTTGCCTTCGATAATatcatatataatatgtacaacatttataataattattacaatattatgcTTGTAAACGTGGTGCTGCATCTTTGTTTCGGTATcgattaagaaattaataatacctATAAATTGACGCGCATCGCGCGGTCCGATAAACATTAACAATCGCCTCGCAAGCTTCGTACTAAAATCACAATCGATCGCTACGAAAGTACAACATTgcgaattttcacgagttACATTTTGTGGTGTGCTACACTTTTGATATCATACCTTTACGTCAGCCTTccattcattaattttcgGTTTCTGAACGAACCAAAAATGAAGAGGGCAAACTTAGCACCactcgaaaaaatattagagtACCTCTGAAAGGCAAACCTTGAATCGATTTTAATCCTTTGTGGACAATCGACGCATACATGCGCTTAATCAGATTTTACATGTCGTCCCATATAAAGTGTTACAAGCTTTATTAAGAAAACagcttgaaacaatttatgctggacaccctgtatatatccAACCGTGGAAGATTAGCATCTTGCTCTAAAATGGATGTccgtaaagggttaatccCAAGATGGTTGCTCAAACATTGGTTCCGGGACCACCATTTTCACGCGAaaagttcattttttattttattttttactcgcATTAGAACCGTTACTCGCTATCACGCCGTAACAAGTAGATAATAGTAAATAGCTGCGATAATACTAATAGTAATGATTAGGAATAGCAGT
It contains:
- the LOC128874475 gene encoding spatacsin isoform X1, producing the protein MTERTTIGGIPIECLTGEPAAIWSGWRLLGNREVIREASAKGTHIKLAHKCLAYRQNCSMEDARDYFNKEVEIWITELLMKHQIFRASHILKNMGKDPVEYIFEVCMNCKDSILRNYLSEYLISIARFENEHINSWNILKSIIQYEQKNMIQNGLSSSLCIEDIITLPENVKQAVCTELYFSITEQDLSMNITNTVLWDYLLSNNKIETIKFWIDTYHNSNKIREPNDINEKYKSLITTMDILPNMIDTIDSSNASNLVKDLIKNHLCRYGIFVQKEKQDIKLLLARIYGSAMTLSEINTIFLHKTCNINNTEFFQTIDKELCLVHCLTEKHTREDKLKVLDLFNILTQMCENQEQFEDILIEGIFKTIHYLSDDINEFLKQNYLIVLVLIFSYLSKENIAISQNKDIAPKGNILKRIFTSETDLQLNNYSISNQIIQSILQHVPILQHIVENKPKKEVTMYELLDGYKNLIVKQLFKWRFNDEQMPNFSSTVLVKKYGHTESLTYEYYLKEARPNMAILSLKHSQGKLVKTVSSRRKCKAGLYAHILALRNLDKPEILCTCVSFIEMLGINSEILRLHVTTANYVQKEINVLIGNLLENVIYKDETAIKTIMSYLENSFQKNFNEYLVDDSQQFVSILKIWDFIVRFAKAHNYSLPTSLLKFLANQNHWFQFVTVCQIFAYPLNQVLENTKHFGDEIIKEHLLTLLSNTQLTKSQSTIHGDQKIKSRDTRQSLYYKIGVKQSGSPISGSPVSADSGSTSDSCSIYEYHINDTTCSSNDDLWLIILKCHQSPDPPGALINASRLTSRPFLTVLATCYEPSAIAAYSYSWMVISAANESITSDYKECLEQQVWTANQVLNLLGTMVTCGYISTLNKAYKIFMPESPFNSFFEFLTQCTNYGNFKTCQQKLLEFKTQCLNLKRNKVMDWDCSDNTYLENLYWVAIVAVKCIIATLAYCLNSTHLQIKFLEILMKCNFYADLPVYVPNFQHLLQIAKILQKTSVTLNFAAVTMSDNLYNFDPEIQRCVNDLLKTKNYNSALELSNVAGLNSSDIILAQYRHQFKCCMQQNDKIRNEFWNECAMNFEKYNVPSEKSAEFFVEHAEKVVSHKERYEILFLAFEKLKNIETEQETIDTLEVAMWKSCILAGPENIHLNGGPYIFNKLKTELLSGLNRVKFSYTLNYPYEKNAAENLINKLIDLGKLDIALRISTIFNYKHKDLQILMLCLSLAEGEITPNKLTFEQKNFLKEINENKQQMYGAFKNRSLRRLSSSSSLITLTNMHEITKAKDENMHKMKIECLSILQTLLKNLKHGTETCLRIVLCYKLAVHLGKSYHFLLLLSNPFQFLQEIAESNIDNKSEVFTDIIVAYKISNDTIATFLAENIMTNITRAIEGGYEDNISLWGYSLNTNFRVIMELCDDISLLGWQLLKTANKLLGHSHGENKNVSTLKTIVELLIRSHDCFTTSCNMEGIAAILRKCQNLANVLQNLKLWALLVRLVTGVGRFIEMNYIFEILKTNDQFEFLLGKGLDKVTGLKMALLEFLKRHCPENKDLFTLVALHFQLYHELALMWENEAKDEIKTLISDVMKDQGKLQYNIPHEMKLFKTENVQKQLQTAVVNFTHASQYYLKANELNLAGQCSDQTQLVALQLSLLNTVSTNQQVICILNIKSEDIDRILCQILNFSQALIVIHAYNHHVDWANLIYNHCILNGKKKYLKDFMAMKRLTPSLVQDCARRYRLEKSITYTMTENMKMLVSELSDVECKYMLASQLGYKDIVETMLSNPMIGAYLKDTVWKKGYNTN
- the LOC128874475 gene encoding spatacsin isoform X2 translates to MTERTTIGGIPIECLTGEPAAIWSGWRLLGNREVIREASAKGTHIKLAHKCLAYRQNCSMEDARDYFNKEVEIWITELLMKHQIFRASHILKNMGKDPVEYIFEVCMNCKDSILRNYLSEYLISIARFENEHINSWNILKSIIQYEQKNMIQNGLSSSLCIEDIITLPENVKQAVCTELYFSITEQDLSMNITNTVLWDYLLSNNKIETIKFWIDTYHNSNKIREPNDINEKYKSLITTMDILPNMIDTIDSSNASNLVKDLIKNHLCRYGIFVQKEKQDIKLLLARIYGSAMTLSEINTIFLHKTCNINNTEFFQTIDKELCLVHCLTEKHTREDKLKVLDLFNILTQMCENQEQFEDILIEGIFKTIHYLSDDINEFLKQNYLIVLVLIFSYLSKENIAISQNKDIAPKENKPKKEVTMYELLDGYKNLIVKQLFKWRFNDEQMPNFSSTVLVKKYGHTESLTYEYYLKEARPNMAILSLKHSQGKLVKTVSSRRKCKAGLYAHILALRNLDKPEILCTCVSFIEMLGINSEILRLHVTTANYVQKEINVLIGNLLENVIYKDETAIKTIMSYLENSFQKNFNEYLVDDSQQFVSILKIWDFIVRFAKAHNYSLPTSLLKFLANQNHWFQFVTVCQIFAYPLNQVLENTKHFGDEIIKEHLLTLLSNTQLTKSQSTIHGDQKIKSRDTRQSLYYKIGVKQSGSPISGSPVSADSGSTSDSCSIYEYHINDTTCSSNDDLWLIILKCHQSPDPPGALINASRLTSRPFLTVLATCYEPSAIAAYSYSWMVISAANESITSDYKECLEQQVWTANQVLNLLGTMVTCGYISTLNKAYKIFMPESPFNSFFEFLTQCTNYGNFKTCQQKLLEFKTQCLNLKRNKVMDWDCSDNTYLENLYWVAIVAVKCIIATLAYCLNSTHLQIKFLEILMKCNFYADLPVYVPNFQHLLQIAKILQKTSVTLNFAAVTMSDNLYNFDPEIQRCVNDLLKTKNYNSALELSNVAGLNSSDIILAQYRHQFKCCMQQNDKIRNEFWNECAMNFEKYNVPSEKSAEFFVEHAEKVVSHKERYEILFLAFEKLKNIETEQETIDTLEVAMWKSCILAGPENIHLNGGPYIFNKLKTELLSGLNRVKFSYTLNYPYEKNAAENLINKLIDLGKLDIALRISTIFNYKHKDLQILMLCLSLAEGEITPNKLTFEQKNFLKEINENKQQMYGAFKNRSLRRLSSSSSLITLTNMHEITKAKDENMHKMKIECLSILQTLLKNLKHGTETCLRIVLCYKLAVHLGKSYHFLLLLSNPFQFLQEIAESNIDNKSEVFTDIIVAYKISNDTIATFLAENIMTNITRAIEGGYEDNISLWGYSLNTNFRVIMELCDDISLLGWQLLKTANKLLGHSHGENKNVSTLKTIVELLIRSHDCFTTSCNMEGIAAILRKCQNLANVLQNLKLWALLVRLVTGVGRFIEMNYIFEILKTNDQFEFLLGKGLDKVTGLKMALLEFLKRHCPENKDLFTLVALHFQLYHELALMWENEAKDEIKTLISDVMKDQGKLQYNIPHEMKLFKTENVQKQLQTAVVNFTHASQYYLKANELNLAGQCSDQTQLVALQLSLLNTVSTNQQVICILNIKSEDIDRILCQILNFSQALIVIHAYNHHVDWANLIYNHCILNGKKKYLKDFMAMKRLTPSLVQDCARRYRLEKSITYTMTENMKMLVSELSDVECKYMLASQLGYKDIVETMLSNPMIGAYLKDTVWKKGYNTN